The genomic stretch TACGTGTGACCGTTTCAGGTTGTTCGCCGTCTAAAAAGTCTGCTTGATTTGCACCCCAAGCTAAAATAACAGTCGAGCCGAGTTTAAAGCGACCCATTTCTTCGCCCTTTTTCAGGGAAATGGCATTATCGCCGCTACTTGGGTAAGTCCAAGTAAAGACACTTTTACCAGCTGGTGGCGTCACTGTGCCTGCCCAAACGGTTTCTATGCTGGCGACAATGGTGGCACCCACCAGTACCATGGCTAACGGGCCAATTTCGGTATCAAAAATGGCGACCACTCGCTCGTTTCTAGCGAAGAGGTTAGGGACGTTTTGCGCCGTTAACGGGTTGACCGAGAATAAGTCCCCAGGCACGTAAGTCATTTTACGTAAGGTACCATCAATAGGCATGTGGATACGGTGGTAATCTTTCGGTGCTAGATAAATGGTGGCAAACTTACCGCCTAAATACGGGGTAACGTCTTCTTCTTGTCCACCTAACAGAGTTTGTAGGCTGTAATCATGGCCTTTAGCTTGAATAATTTGACCATCAACCACTTCACCTAGTTGGCTAATGGCGCCATCTACTGGATGGGCAATGATGTCTTGCTGCTCAGCTAGCGGGCGAATGCCTGGTTTTAACGGCCGCGTGAAAAACTCATTAAAGCTCTTATAGTGAGCCGGATCTTCATGCAATGCTTCGCTCATATCGATGTTGTACTGCTTGATAAACAGCTTAATAAGCTTGGTGGTTAATGCACCAGCTTCGGCTGCGGCGAGTTTGCCTACTAAGCGTGATACTGCATGCTTAGGCAGTGCGTATTGCATGGCAATTTTAAGTTTATCCAAGTTCACGGTTTTACGTTCCTAATTGGTTAGCTCTGTTACTGGCAAAGTTCCAGTCACTGTGTTGCGCGTCAATAATGAGCAAGATAAATTTTATCAGACTCTAGGGGCTCGCGCACCTGCTCGGCCATCGGCCATGGATTCTAAAATACGATGGTAACTGTCGTAACGCAGCTCGCTGATTTTTCCTTCGTCCACTGCCTCGCGAATTAAGCAGCCTGGATCGTTAAGGTGCTTGCAGTCTCGAAAGCGACAGCCACCAATAAACTCGCGGAACTCTTTAAAACACCAAGTCACTCGTTCTACCTCTAAATGCCATAAACCAAACTCACGGATCCCTGGGCTATCAATCAAGTTACCACCGGAGGGCAGGTGGTGTAGTCTCGAGACCGTGGTGGTGTGCTGCCCGAGGCCGCTATTCTCTGATACTTCTTTAGTGAGGATATCGGCATCCGGTAAAACTGTATTGACTAATGTGGACTTACCAACGCCTGACTGACCGACAAAAATATTGTTGTTGTCTTTAAGGAGAGATTTAAGCTCATCAATGCCTTGTTGGGTTTCATTACTTACTAGTAGCACGCGATAGCCTAGGTCACGGTAAATATCTAAGATATCGTCGACATACTCGAGCCCTTCTTGGTCGAGTAAATCGATTTTATTCAGCAGTAGAATGGGTTCGATGCCCATATCTTCACAGGCCACTAAGTATCTATCGATGATCTGTGGAGTAAACTCTGGCACCACGGCAGAAACCATAATAATTTGATCGATATTGGCGGCGACCACTTTGACGCCATCATAAAAGTCGGGGCGAGTCAGTTGGCTACGGCGCTCGTGCACTGCTTCTATTACGCCTGCTAAGTCTCCTTCACTAACTTTGGCACGGCGGAATAATACTTCGTCACCACAGACTAGGCTGGACACCGTGCGACGAATATTACAACGCAATATTTCTTGGCTGTGGGTCTCAATATCGGCGTGTTGGCCAAAACGACTGATCACTACGCCTGCTTCAGCTGGCCCCAGATTATCATTTTGCCATGAAATATCAGGTGCTTGCGTGTTTTTAGCAGTGCTGATGCGTTTTTGTTGATTGGCTCTGATCCTACGGGATTGGCCCTTACTGAGTTTTTTTTTCTTTGCCATGTCTATAATCTGTTTAAGCTATGGGGTGCAGAGCGTTCAAAATTAGGCTATAAATCAATAAAACGCCGCGCAAGGTAAAAAAAGCTTTAGGTCGAGTGTTGAAACTAATATGATATATCTAATTGCATTGGATCTAAAGGAAAGTACCGCTAAGGTAATGTATGTCTTTTCATGAATCAAATTTGATCTGGCTCGACCTCGAAATGACGGGGTTAGAACCAAAAACAG from Pseudoalteromonas sp. UG3-2 encodes the following:
- the asd gene encoding archaetidylserine decarboxylase (Phosphatidylserine decarboxylase is synthesized as a single chain precursor. Generation of the pyruvoyl active site from a Ser is coupled to cleavage of a Gly-Ser bond between the larger (beta) and smaller (alpha chains). It is an integral membrane protein.) encodes the protein MNLDKLKIAMQYALPKHAVSRLVGKLAAAEAGALTTKLIKLFIKQYNIDMSEALHEDPAHYKSFNEFFTRPLKPGIRPLAEQQDIIAHPVDGAISQLGEVVDGQIIQAKGHDYSLQTLLGGQEEDVTPYLGGKFATIYLAPKDYHRIHMPIDGTLRKMTYVPGDLFSVNPLTAQNVPNLFARNERVVAIFDTEIGPLAMVLVGATIVASIETVWAGTVTPPAGKSVFTWTYPSSGDNAISLKKGEEMGRFKLGSTVILAWGANQADFLDGEQPETVTRMGTPFAKIHNQ
- the rsgA gene encoding small ribosomal subunit biogenesis GTPase RsgA; the protein is MAKKKKLSKGQSRRIRANQQKRISTAKNTQAPDISWQNDNLGPAEAGVVISRFGQHADIETHSQEILRCNIRRTVSSLVCGDEVLFRRAKVSEGDLAGVIEAVHERRSQLTRPDFYDGVKVVAANIDQIIMVSAVVPEFTPQIIDRYLVACEDMGIEPILLLNKIDLLDQEGLEYVDDILDIYRDLGYRVLLVSNETQQGIDELKSLLKDNNNIFVGQSGVGKSTLVNTVLPDADILTKEVSENSGLGQHTTTVSRLHHLPSGGNLIDSPGIREFGLWHLEVERVTWCFKEFREFIGGCRFRDCKHLNDPGCLIREAVDEGKISELRYDSYHRILESMADGRAGARAPRV